In Polynucleobacter ibericus, a genomic segment contains:
- a CDS encoding TonB-dependent receptor, whose translation MKQQLKQKKIVLACSALITLNLTTAVFAQTNQSTVIVTGSRFEENLNEVPANIKIITRDEIDNSSSNTIPQVLSQIGGLLIRGLNSSSLNLDASVDMGGYGPTGSSTTVILVDGIRVNPIDSGGVDWASIPIDSIERIEILQGGASVQYGNGAVGGVINIITNGGKKSINQASATYGTWGTSINNAIFRNTVEKTTYQVSANTSNTNGWRPNTAANAYSVDAKISQDLGGGDRVFIDGYYGYTNSQLASPVVGLVGSGNPLSVRPQNAGNNITTNNSGFRQGLTKTLSESYVVEVDTSYNNKSSFFYVPQADYFASPAFGSAGSPMNNNLQGWQLALSPRLKANFGVIGTSIFGYDFSKANQAGSNSYTPQSQGIILANQYDAANNPFGTYYNNLTSDSQSATQINNSLYIIQKIPLTRILEASGGFRRQVQQASTTSSAITAANGAVSSNQQYAANAGDVALNANYLPGQRIYVKWNQSFRFPNIDEYWGLLYNPTTQTTSTVFSGILQPQTTQTYEVGGNWEVLNSKITSSIFKSMTQNEISYNPSTGYNYNSIYQINRGGILLDINSNISSSLNIGAGGKYQKSYYANGPFSGNAIPVVPDTLLNARANYLITSNWTLGGVVNYVSGQHYDTGPSYYSATPVMPSYVIGDIFTSYKYQGVEARLTVKNVGNAQYATYGTAPSNVSSRYSYYPSEPRSVFVTLKYNFN comes from the coding sequence ATGAAACAGCAGTTGAAGCAGAAAAAAATAGTACTCGCATGCAGCGCACTCATCACACTTAACCTGACCACTGCAGTATTTGCACAAACCAACCAATCGACCGTGATTGTGACTGGATCACGCTTTGAGGAAAACCTCAACGAGGTACCAGCAAACATCAAGATCATTACGCGGGATGAAATTGATAACTCTAGTTCAAATACGATTCCACAAGTGCTTTCTCAAATTGGCGGCCTGCTAATAAGAGGCCTGAATTCGAGCTCTTTAAACTTAGATGCCTCAGTAGATATGGGAGGCTACGGACCAACCGGCAGTAGTACAACCGTAATTTTGGTTGATGGTATTCGAGTTAACCCCATTGATTCTGGAGGCGTTGATTGGGCATCTATTCCAATCGATTCGATTGAGCGTATTGAGATCCTCCAAGGTGGGGCGAGCGTTCAGTATGGTAACGGCGCAGTTGGAGGTGTCATTAACATCATCACCAATGGCGGTAAAAAAAGTATTAACCAGGCCTCTGCTACCTATGGCACTTGGGGCACCTCAATCAACAATGCCATCTTTAGAAATACAGTTGAAAAAACAACTTATCAAGTCAGTGCTAACACGTCGAATACTAATGGCTGGCGACCCAATACAGCAGCGAACGCCTATTCTGTCGACGCAAAGATTTCGCAAGATCTTGGTGGAGGCGATCGCGTCTTTATTGATGGGTACTATGGCTACACCAATTCGCAACTAGCTAGTCCTGTGGTGGGATTAGTTGGCTCTGGCAATCCGCTTTCAGTGCGACCACAAAATGCTGGCAACAATATAACAACCAATAATTCTGGCTTTCGTCAGGGTCTGACTAAGACATTAAGTGAAAGTTATGTTGTAGAGGTTGATACCTCATACAACAACAAATCTTCTTTCTTTTACGTACCCCAAGCAGATTATTTTGCCAGCCCTGCCTTTGGCTCCGCTGGAAGCCCAATGAATAATAATTTACAAGGATGGCAACTCGCCCTATCGCCGCGCCTTAAGGCAAATTTTGGCGTTATCGGTACTTCGATTTTTGGATATGACTTCTCTAAAGCCAATCAAGCAGGCAGTAACAGCTATACACCTCAATCTCAAGGCATCATTCTCGCGAATCAATACGATGCTGCAAATAACCCCTTTGGAACCTATTACAACAATCTGACAAGCGACTCTCAGAGTGCAACTCAAATTAATAATTCGCTCTACATCATTCAAAAAATTCCGCTAACACGCATACTTGAAGCCAGCGGAGGATTTCGTCGGCAAGTACAACAAGCTTCTACCACTAGCTCTGCAATCACCGCAGCTAATGGAGCGGTTTCCAGCAATCAGCAATATGCTGCTAATGCTGGAGATGTGGCTCTGAATGCCAACTACCTTCCCGGACAGCGCATTTATGTGAAGTGGAATCAGTCATTCAGATTCCCCAATATCGATGAATATTGGGGCCTGCTTTACAACCCGACAACCCAAACGACATCAACTGTATTTAGCGGAATTTTGCAACCTCAAACCACTCAGACTTATGAAGTTGGGGGCAACTGGGAAGTCCTGAACTCAAAGATTACTTCATCCATTTTTAAATCGATGACGCAAAATGAGATTAGCTACAACCCTTCTACAGGCTATAACTACAACTCTATTTATCAAATTAATCGGGGCGGTATATTGTTGGACATTAATTCCAATATTTCTTCCTCATTAAACATTGGCGCTGGAGGAAAGTATCAGAAGTCTTACTACGCCAATGGGCCATTTTCCGGAAATGCTATTCCAGTTGTTCCTGACACTCTCCTCAATGCCAGAGCGAATTACTTAATCACCTCCAACTGGACCTTAGGTGGAGTAGTCAATTACGTAAGTGGCCAACATTACGATACGGGGCCAAGTTACTATAGCGCCACCCCTGTAATGCCTTCTTACGTAATCGGAGATATTTTTACTTCATACAAATACCAGGGAGTTGAGGCACGCCTTACAGTCAAAAACGTTGGCAACGCCCAATATGCTACTTATGGCACTGCGCCAAGCAATGTCTCCAGCAGATACTCTTACTACCCCAGTGAGCCGAGGTCGGTTTTTGTAACGTTGAAATACAACTTTAATTAA